Sequence from the Cucumis sativus cultivar 9930 chromosome 1, Cucumber_9930_V3, whole genome shotgun sequence genome:
tttataggaataataattattaatttttaaaaatacgtAGATGTAAACGTTGTAAAACTCTTAGAACCAAGCATACATGTGCTAAATcttaaatgaaatgaaaggatATGCATGTGCATGAAATTGACTTATAATGTCCAAAACCCCAAGCAGATAGgcataaaaatgaaatcactTTTGTGCataatattaaagtaaaaGAGAACAATAAAATTGGTAGAGGTAGAAGTTCAAATTAAATGGCTCAAGTTCCACCGTAGTCTACTACCAAGTTACAGACTTTCCGGGgaactttttgttgttttaaaaaacttgttGATGATTATcttacttaaaatttaaagaatgatggatgttttttcttttatagaatcttaagtatatatatattttttagtacaagAGAGTTCGATATATAAACGTTAATTAAGCTATGTATGATATTACCTTCAAAATGGAAGGTTATGTCATTGGCATCAAGTTAAGCCGATTAGAGGGTAGGAGTTTTGAGTATATAAAGGATAGAGAATCATCCAcatctttctcttctctcttccaTCTTCCTCATGTGACCCAAACATTGAgggaaaatattaataaaaccaaacaatccatttctccttctttcttctttcttctttttcctcttcttcttcttctttacgTTTCTTTGTAAATCTAACAAAGAAATGATCACCGGAAAAGACATATACGATGTATTCTCAGCAATTGTTCCACTATACGTTGCAATGATATTAGCTTATGGCTCTGTTAAATGGTGGAAAATCTTCACTCCCGATCAATGCTCCGGCATCAATCGTTTTGTTGCTGTCTTTGCCGTTCCATTACTCTCTTTCCATTTCATCTCCTCCAACGATCCTTACGCCATGAACTACCAATTCATCGCCGCTGATTCCCTCCAAAAGGTTGTCATCCTCTTTGCTCTGTTTCTATGGCAGACCTTCTCAAAACAGGGAACTCTTGAATGGATGATCACTCTGTTTTCCCTTTCAACTCTCCCCAATACTCTCGTTATGGGAATCCCTCTTCTTAAAGCCATGTATGGAGATTTCTCTGGCAATCTTATGGTCCAAATTGTGGTTTTACAAAGCATTATTTGGTACACTTTAATGCTCTTCATGTTCGAATACAGAGGAGCTAAGCTTTTGATAACAGAGCAGTTCCCGGAGACAGCTGGATCGATTACGTCTTTTCGTGTCGATTCCGATGTGGTTTCGTTGAATGGGAGAGAGCAATTGCAAGCGGATGCTGAGATTGGTGATGATGGAAAGCTTCATGTTGTTGTTAGAAGATCTGCAGCTTCTTCTATGGTTTCTTCTTTTAAGTCTCATGGTTTGAACTCGTTGACTTCCATGACTCCTAGAGCTTCGAATCTCACCGGAGTTGAGATTTATTCCGTTCAGTCTTCGAGAGAGCCGACACCTAGAGCTTCTAGCTTCAACCAGACGGATTTTTATGCCATGTTTGCTAGTAAAGCTGCTAGTCCTAAACATGGATACACCAATAGTTTTCAAGGTATTCATAAGTTAAATCAGTATAGTAAGTTGTTAATTTTGGATCCTTCTAatgtccttttctttttgttttatatgataattttctttttggatctGCTCTAGTTTCTCCCAACTTCATATCATGATAAGaaaatagttcaaattttgtttaagcTTTTGAGTTGACTCAATGTAGGCGACGTCTACTCCTTGCAATCATCAAAAGGAGTAACGCCAAGAACGTCAAACTTCGACGAGgagatgttgaagaagaaaagaggagggAGGAGCATGAGTGGAGAGCTTTTCAATGGAGGATCAATGCCATCTTACCCACCACCAAACCCCATGTTTTCAGCTTCTTCAAGTGGAGGccaaatgaagaagaaagatcatAACAACAACACCAACAGCAGCCATGGAGGTGCAAATTCCACCGCTAACAACAATAACAAGGAGCTTCACATGTTTGTTTGGAGCTCAAGTGCCTCTCCTGTCTCAGAAGGAAACCTCAAGCACGCCGTAAATAGAACCGCTACCGCCGCCGACTTTGCTGCACTCGATGCTTCCAAAGCTCAACAAGAAGCTATTGCTGCAAAAGGTCAGAGACTGAACCTCAAACTTACGTGCACATTGCTTAACATAACGTAATATTTATCGGTAAATCGTGGGAATGCAGGGTTGCAAGAAGTGATACAAAATATGAGTCCAGGAAGGAAGAATAGAGATGAAGAATCAATGGAGGAAGGATCAAAGAAAAGGTTTAGAGGGAACAATAATGGATCTCCATATAGTGGTTTTCAAAAGAAGAACATGGAAGACGAagattttgaacaaaataggAACAATAAGCAACATATGCCTCCTGCAAGTGTCATGACTCGCCTCATTCTCATCATGGTGTGGAGAAAGCTCATTAGAAATCCAAATACATATTCTAGTCTTTTCGGCCTTGCGTGGTCTCTCGTTTCTTACAAGTACTCTCCCACTCTAtctcgaaaaaaaaaaacacatatatatacaccaaAGATTGGTagaaagtattttaattttgatggcCCATGCTTAGGAAAATAGTAAACACCGAAAGTATTAACTTCTAAAATTTAGTGAACACCGCAACAAAGAGAGAGTATTGAAATagtaattttatagttgatTGTAGGTTATAATAGTTGGAAACATAAATAATGAATTCGTAGCTTGACTAAAATGTTTTAGTTCATTCTACTTATCGGAAACAAACTGATATCTAGACTAACTGCATTGTTTTTTATCTAATGCATGATTACAGATGGCACATTGAAATGCCTACCATCATCAAAGGATCCATCTCAATTCTATCAGATGCTGGTTTGGGAATGGCTATGTTTAGTCTTGGTATTTCATCTTGTTCTTCCatgtcattttcattttcttcaactaGAGCTAGTTCCATTATGATTTGACGAATCAAATCAACCCTATTGGCAGGTTTGTTCATGGCTTTACAACCAAAAATCATAGCTTGTGGAAAATCAGTTGCAACATTTTCAATGGCAGTAAGGTTCTTAACAGGCCCTGCTGTCATGGCTGCTACTTCCATTGCTGTTGGTCTTCGTGGAGTTCTTCTTCATGTTGCAATTGTTCAGGTGAAtccttaattttaattagcCATCACTAATTACATAATCAAGATTATGATTCTTCATTAAACATTATGATaatattcatattcttttcttcttcgttaCATTCTAGGCTGCACTTCCTCAAGGGATTGTTCCTTTCGTATTTGCCAAAGAGTACAATGTTCACGCAGATATACTCAGCACGGCGtaagtttaatttcttatttcttatatatCATTATAACGAGCACTACTAATACTCTAATTTGACTTACGTATATTTAACACGTGGGTATAGAATGAgagtaataataaatcaaacatGTTCTCAACTTATAAATGCATggatttattgaatttgaatacatGTCTTATCGTATTTATGTTTAGTATTCATATTACTTTTGATTATGGCTAAtggtactttttttttctttctcgtGTGCAGGGTTATATTTGGAATGTTGATTGCCTTACCAATTACAATACTATATTATGTGCTTTTGGGACTATAAGTTTGTTTGACAAATTAAGATTAATTTATGAGCATATTATTGAGAGGTTTAGGATTAGGGTTAGacttagtttaatttaattatttaatcaaagGGGGGAAGGAGCTCATTGGGCTAAGTATATAGTCTTCTCTAAAGgatgattaattatttatgtgtCCAATGGGTTAATACCCtcacaaatatattacatttaTATGTATTGTTTTGGAAATTAATTCCCAAAAGTTgcaattttgaattctttttttgttccctaattaaatctcaataacaaataaaacaagagatgcaattaattaatgaatttgatatttgttaaagAGGAATTAATTAGATGGGAGAGGATATGAAATTGATTTgatgtgtatatgtatatatatgtgtaattTTGCAAAGTTGTGTGTTGGATGTTATTGAAGAAATGCATGTGCCTTTTCTGAACACAACCCTCCAAATGAAgcaattaataatcaaattaatatcCATATTAAATTGATGGCTTTGATATGAGATTTCATTGCAATCacagcttcttcttttttaatttttaaaaatctttttgaagtaataaatatacatttttaaattttgggtttttgtCTAATAGCATATTAATGTATTCTTTTCTTATTGTATACAAATTAGATTAGAACAAATCATTGTAGAATCTTGtcacattttgttttatttttcaaactttatagGACTATACATAGATCCAAGCTCATGTTCATAAAAGTGGAGAGGTATAGTTCTAAATCGTTAATTACTTGTGTACAAATCTCTCTTCAATTGTGATTGAAAAATTAGGATTtctaaaaatggtaaaattgctaaatatatatatatatatatatatataaatatatacataaaatgttttttttttatttaagggtatttttaaaaaaatagcaaaatataattaaaatatttataagttagagcaaaattttggactcgataatagtttttttttatcactatagcatatcaattactattcttaatagaatttgttatatgttttaaatacttttgtaaaatttgttatttttgaaattttcgtatttatttattagagataatgacattttttatagagttttttcaaaaaataaaaaaattgacaaaatatttacactccATAGAACAAAAccattaaaagagaaaatttcattacattataaatattttttcgtggtattttttaccatttttctttgataaaatatatttataaatatcttggttctttttgaaaaaataggtTTATAAACATTCTCCCTCTTTATTTTGATTCCACGATTTACAAATcgtaagaaaatttcaaagacCAAAACTAGTTCTAAgaacttttttgaaaaaaaagaaaaatattaaattcagatttgatggattgaaaaaaaaatagtcctTATATGGTTTATAATTAAAACTCAATTCATCCttgtatttaataattattatattttataatttaattcttgGATTATTTAagtgattttattaaatggtAAGATCTcaattctaacttttaaaattaaaatattctccaaatgaaatgaagaaatttgttattcaaactctaaaaagaatgattaataattcaaaatactttCTAGGAGAAGGTAAAACCTTACCCAAAAAAACTCTTCcgataaattgaaattaaagataaaaaaattatgaaattgaatCATGGTATCACCattcaaaagaaacaatagagGTTCAATGTTAGCTTCACTATAATTCAACCCGTTAAAATATAGGATCATCCAAACGGGTTTGAAAttagaattgaaaaaagaaaagtcaattgaatttatataaaGTCATCATTCTATTGGatgtattattttagaaaagaaaagaaaaaaaataaataaagggtttgaaacaagaagaagacatcaaatctttttaaaaagaaaaggaaagagtgTAAACATCAATACCGACACCCATCTGCCCCATGTGCTCTGCTTTTTCTCTATTTGATTCAAAACCAAATAGGATTTGTACTTCCACAGATTTCCCTTCAACAATTGGGCCCTTCACTTCTTCAGCATATtcttttgttgtatttttctcattttttttcccttaggATTTACTGTTTCTATTCACTGTTCTCTGTCATTTTCTCCATAATCATCATTCATCATTGCTTTCACTTTCATCTCATCATTTCTCAACCAGTATTAGAGAAACAACATTGTATATTCCAACCCACGTGTTAAGAATTCGAAcatcaaatacaaacaaaaaatgagtCGTTTAGAGAAACAAATAACATATTCAATGCATTCTAATACCAGCAAAAACAGCCTAAAGGAATCAGATTCGAAGGTGTTCATAGAGTTTGTAAGTTAAACAGGCCAAAAGGaatcaaaagaagaagcatactaaacaagaaacaagtggtttagaaactttttatctttcaagCAAAGGCAATACATAGAGGGGCCAGGGAGTGTTCTTAAGTTTCTTCTAAAGCTTGACCAGAGGAAGAATCTTTTTTGGGAagatttcatcttcttcaacttaTACATTCCAATGCTTTATTTAGCAAAACATGTTCAGTAATTATTACCAATTGAATGCTTCTAATCATTACACATTGAAGGCAAGTCAATCAACTAAGAGTAATAGGCAATGACCAATAGTTCACAGCACCTCAAAGCCAAGACGAGTTGCTAGAAcatcaaaattgaagaatgaagCAAAATGCAATTGcttcttcaatatatatttcatttctacATTGTATAGTTAATAGTTTAAGGACTCTACAAGTCagggaaaaaaattgcaaGAGAATAAAAGATTATGAAGCAGAGAATTGCTTTCCAGATCCTGACTAACAAATTACTAAGAAGCCAAAAATTAAGCAGTGTACTCATATTAACATGCATATATCCCTAATCTCTAACagcataaaaatgaaagagttaGCTAAAAACGAATCAATGAAACGCCTGCGAAGTATTGACTGATATCCTTAACTTCATGCCAATAAAATTGCTCATTTCCCAGCTCAAACAGACTCCTCCCCTAACTTCTCGTCATGAGGGCTTCCATTTTCCTTGCCGAGCTTAGATTTCGGAAAATTGGAAGCTTGTTTAGATGTTTTGAGTTGTTGCTGTCTCAAGTTAAGGTATGTATAAAAAGACATGCCCATTATAGCTGTGAAAGCACCACATATACTAGTTTTGCCAGGATCAGCATTGAACAGATAGTAGTTCCCAAGAAGAATGACGCACGTTTTGAACTGTCCGAGTACAACATGGCTGACAGCAGAGGTAGCCCTGTagaatgaaaactaaaaattaaaagcagATCATATATACCTCAAAGTACTGAAATTTGGGGTAATCAGGCTAGTATCCTTAAATCCCATcgttttagaataaaaatgaactgtaagaaacaaatttcCAATGCATCAAATTAAGCTTTTAGTTGAAAAaggttggaccataaacaacATACTTAAACATTCAACAAATTCATGCTAGGCAGTTGGACAAAATGGATGAAAATCCagagaataaatatttaggtGCTTCTGCATGATTCCACTCGCCTGCTATACCAATCGggtcaataatatatttccaTCACATGGCAAGCACCAACGAAAAGACAGATTTTCCAAGAAGAAGATatgaaataacataaaaataaaattttaaagttcaCCATATAACCAGTAGTTCACCTTGGAGTATCAATcctttcaaatcaattaacattcatattttgataattCCAAACATATGGAAAAATTATCCAAATTCACATACATACACGACAAACAAACTAACCTCATCTCACAGAAAATTTTCAGCACAATAAAAGATCACAAGGGCAACTTAGGTAATCTGAAAATAGTTAACCTCAAAATCATGGAAATCGATCTATGATGTGTGCAAGTCCTAGTTAGGATATACATTAGTAATATTAATAGAACAGTGTTATGGGTGTAACTCGTAAGAGTAATTAGTTAGGGTTTAATTGATTATAAATGGGAAGAGTTGTGGACTTAAAGATGGTGGATCATTATGGTCAGAGTTCCCATTGTAAGActttgagagagaaagagatcgACCATCTTCAAAATGTTATAGGTATATTGTAACTTCTCTTgatattacaatatattacCCTCTATATTTAATTCCAtccatgatattttatttctcactGAAAACAGTGTGGAGAATAGCCTACAACAAGGCATGGCTGACATAACTTTCTACCTAAACACAACATTTTACTAGCCTTATGGTGGTACAGTTAGGATGTGTATAGTAAGAAACAAGGGGTAGAAGAAAACCAACGAAACAACTTCCCTTGGTTTCTTTGAGTGACACATAGGtaagaaaccaaaaaccaTCACAGAGCTTTAAATTCCCCATAAGTATCCGATGATTTACAATTAACAAGCTTAACGATCATAATCAAAGTTCACTGGAATCCAGAAGGAAATGCTTCTTAAATTACACATTGCCGATTAGGTTACAGGAcaagataaaatttgaaactgcATATCTAACACTCTTTTGCCCCTTATCACATACAGTGCATCTAATATCATAGATAACGCATAAcggtgaaaaaaaatgtcagaATATATTAAGACCAAATATGTTGCTAGATGAAAAACTGAGAATAGTTGTGGGATTTCACGTACCCGAGTGCTAAGGCACCAGACCACTGAAGCAAGAAACCCAGAATTGCTGACAGAAGAATAGCAAGTGTATTATCATAGCTCCAATTGAAAGATAAAACACCAGGCGGGTCTAAGAAAGGTATCAGAGCAATAAAACCGCACAATGTAACAGGTGTTGTCTTCCACATCAACCTATGAAAAAAGTTTCAAGTTCAGATTCAATCCCTTGACGGTATGCAACATGAAAAAGATAAGaagataaatgataaaatgcTTAATGGGGTATTTGACATACGCCAATGCAGTCCAATTCTCCTGCTGTTGTAGACTGGACCAAAGAATCTTATTAACTGCACTAGGAATGATCCATGCCAATGCAATACAAGCCCCAAAGAGATCAAACTGTAGATCAGTCACCGTAGCTACAGCAACACCTATAGATACCACCAAAAGTGCTAGGACCTTGGCAACAGAAAAAATTTATCAGAATTCTGGATGAAGGCTAATTGTATAttaatgcataacataaaccATTGAGCACTATCACTccaaaaaaaacacaatacTCAATACATCAGAAGCTACAAGAATGACTACACCAGACAAACATTTTGGACTCCGGAGCTGTTAAACTGCAAGGGTAAAGGAAAAACCCTTCAAAGTTATCTCTTGTCAGTAAATTGAATGGGGAAGGATGCTTAAGGAAGGTGTCTGGCACATTATTTCAGAGTTGTTCTCATCTTAATTTTACTCCTGTTATACACCTTCCAAGCCTTCGCAAACAATAATGTATAATTCTCTCTGCTAATATTAAGCGCTCTTTTCTTCAGAAGTCCACAAAACTAAAGTGGCAATTCTAAAAGCCTCGAAATTTGGACAAATAACCTATTgcatatatttacattttatgttAAAGAGCTTGACCTCAatccatttaatttaaatgaattcTTTAGTGTGCCACCCATAGCATGCAGAAGACTACCTTATCGCCATGGGAAGATCAATGCCATAACAATGTTATATCACTTCACATCTAATACCAACCTCAACTGCACCCTTTGCATTTGAATTGcagtttaattgaaaaattatatgcAACTGGAATGCAAAGCCATTGGTTCCTAGACCTTTCCCTATTACAAAGTCCCCTCCCAGCCCATGACGAGATGGGTTTGTCAGGGTTTGATTAAATGCCAATGACCCAGCAAGACATggatatttaaaatgtaatatgCATCTTTCCTTCATCCACTCATTTAAAATGTTCTCATTAATAAAAATGCTAGACAAAATTTCTAATGCAGCTTCTCAAGCACAatacttcaaaaatatatttctatcaCCTCTCAGctaatctcaaatttaatcAACTACAGCACATTAGACATCTCACCAATGAAAAGTAACCACTTTCTTAGTCATTTTTTGATatctttgtaaaatttgtttctgAAAGAGTTGACAAAACAAACGATCAAGGTATGactgaaatttcttttctacagTTTATGATACTGTAATAGCCAATAGGTAAGTCGTGACAGCTACCACGAGAGTCAGTATGTCTAAAAAATGTACTTAATATGTAAAAGGATGTTGTTTTACCTTCaagaaagaaactttttttccatataatataaattcagCTAGTACAATTGACGGAGTTACAGCAATCTTTGCCATCTGATAAAAGCCCACACTGGAGAATTGATATTAGCAGTCAGAATGTCAGGAAACAATATATTAAGGAAAAGAGGATTGTAGACTCTCACCTATTATACTTCAAGCTCACGTTGGCAAGCCCTGTAGATAGGGACATAACTAAACCAAGTGTAAGTAGAGTAGATGAACGGGTAGTCTTGGATAGAGGAGATGCAGGAAGAATagagaaaaagttgaaaatagcCATCAATATCCAGCTAATGAAATAGTGAATAAAACTGAGAAATATAGGGAATTTAAAGCCGACAGTTTTAAGCACCTGAAACAACACGGACGAAGAAAAAAACCACCAGAGTTACCACCAGTGCAGtttaaaggtaaaaataaaatattgaaattagatAGGCATTGGAATACCAACCAATTTATTCATGAAAATAATACTGACTGCAACGAAGAAATTGAATGTAAGAGCAACAGCAGGACCAAAGGAACGTTGCTGCTGACGCTTGGCACCTTCAGGTGAGCGAAATTTGCTAAATAATGATCCACGCAAATCCTCCAGAGATCTTCCtgatattacaaatttgaccAATAATGTAAGTTGGAAAGTAATACTTGAAGAAGATTTCATGATTGAAGAACCTTCATTTAGTAATAAACGACTGATTACATCTTATACTATACTATACTACAAAATAATTGACTTCCTAAAATCAACTATTACCAGTAAAAACCAATTCCATCACAAGAATTTTCCAAGGAACGAACAGTTGTAGGACAAAGTAATCTATCAAAACACTACTACTAAGGGCATGGTTGAGAGTGATtccaaaattgttaaaatcaGTTTTTAATCATATTCAAACTCTCTTCCAAGCGTGCCTTCAATCATACCAACTTTGAAAGACTAAAAGCATGTTTGGGAGTAATTTCAAACAGCGCAAGCGTTTTGAACAATCACTCTCAAACATACCCTAAAGCAACTTTGAATGACATAAACTGAACCAAGTATAAGGAAACAATAGAAGGTTGAAACACAACAATATGAGGATCTTTCATTCGTTCTGTAGAATACAAAAGTTCGACACCCATTATCTTGGCACATGCAAAACACAATGATCGTGGAGATCAATAAATAATCAGGAGGAAGTTTTCAAAGTGAACAACCAGTTTAATACTTCCACTTtgttaaaaatcaaaaaacaGAGCACTAGACCCTAACATAGCAGCTCCCGTGTACACAAAACCAAAATGGCTAAGAAAAGTCCAGATCTGATTCACTACAAACGAATTAGCACAAtgccaataaaaaaaaccaaggGTCACTAAATGCATTTTAGTACAGTAACGGAATACCAAAGCCCCTAGCCAGTCTGATCAAAGACGCAACGCCCTTCATCGCGatagaaaaagagagggaGAGCACTTAATTTGAGAAGTGGTTACACTTCTATAAAAAGCAAAAGCTTTCCCAATTGGGGGCTTTCTACATTGATTTAAAGCGCTCTACTCTATCAAACAAGCAGTTGATAAGCAAAATTCCGAAAAATAAGGATAGAAATTCgcaaaactataaaaattcaaaaaataaaagataaagagaTAAAGTACCCCTTTGGCCGGCATCGCTATCTTTGCGCTTGAGAATCTTGCGGACATcctttttgaataaaaatttgatgaacATCACGAAAATACCCAATAGGCGGCTGCAGCTTAGTGAATCTCAATGAGGGGTATGAAGAGGCATGTGAAGGGTGGAGATGGGAATTGGGTGAGTTTTAAGAAGATGGGTAATGGGGTGTTTTTGAAATGGAGTTGGAATGTGTATGATGACAAAGAATAGATGAAAACAAAGAAGCGAAAAGGAGGAATTgggaaaaaggggaaaaaaccAGTGAAGTGAATGAAAGAGTgagtgaaagtgaaagtgaaagtgaaagagaaagagaaagagaaagagaagaagaagaagaagagacaCGTGGGGAAAGAGAAGAGCGTTAATGGCGGAAATTGGAAGCAGTTGTCTGAGAAAGAGACGGAGAAATTCACGCGCCTTCGCCTTTCGTTTCGCTATCGCCGGATAGTTCTTCATAGCCCACACCTTCTTTCAAACTTCcaaccttttctttatttcctaTGCATTTATTTCCTATATTATTTTCCAcctaagaaaataaaatattgcaTCAATATgcttaatttctcttttttatctccCACATTTTGGAGTATAATTACACAAAGatcattttataataaataaaggttAATATGACTCAAGTTTAGCAAATAAAGACGTTAGTTACCATCTCAAAATAGATAGGCTGTCGAAAGGTTTTATATTCACTTACCTGTTTATCGAAAGTTTAAGAAAACATTCTCTCTTAGACTCCCTACATGTTGGATAGACTTTAAAATAAGTGCTTTttaaatgtctttttttttacttttaatctAGTTTtagttacaattttttattttattttaatagattcatatattcaacaaattaaagaaacacttGAGATATTGGGAGGTTGgcacattttaaattattaattagtgagagaaattttaataatttggatGTTGTGATTAATTATTGATTGGTGTGTGTggaattttagtttaatatgaTTAAACATTGcctaaataaatgaatttgttgagttgtttcaaaatgttggatagaagcattaattaattactaaaactTGCTAACAAATCTGACGTGTAGCTTTTCTTAATTGAAAATCTGACGTGTAACTTAAGTTTTGGTAAATCTTGAATTGATTGCATGTCCTTTccaatatatatcaaaatctatcCTAAGTAAAAGTCTATAAAGGataaaagacatttttttaatatttaaaaaatttggttgcatacttaattatttatcataaaaGTGTTGTTTACTACGACtagcatattttttatatgatttttgtCAATGCATTTTgtgcaaaataataatggcAGT
This genomic interval carries:
- the LOC101204865 gene encoding nucleotide-sugar uncharacterized transporter 1 translates to MFIKFLFKKDVRKILKRKDSDAGQRGRSLEDLRGSLFSKFRSPEGAKRQQQRSFGPAVALTFNFFVAVSIIFMNKLVLKTVGFKFPIFLSFIHYFISWILMAIFNFFSILPASPLSKTTRSSTLLTLGLVMSLSTGLANVSLKYNSVGFYQMAKIAVTPSIVLAEFILYGKKVSFLKVLALLVVSIGVAVATVTDLQFDLFGACIALAWIIPSAVNKILWSSLQQQENWTALALMWKTTPVTLCGFIALIPFLDPPGVLSFNWSYDNTLAILLSAILGFLLQWSGALALGATSAVSHVVLGQFKTCVILLGNYYLFNADPGKTSICGAFTAIMGMSFYTYLNLRQQQLKTSKQASNFPKSKLGKENGSPHDEKLGEESV
- the CSPIN5 gene encoding auxin efflux carrier component 2-like (The RefSeq protein has 3 substitutions, 2 frameshifts compared to this genomic sequence), with product MITGKDIYDVFSAIVPLYVAMVLAYGSVKWWKIFTPDQCSGINRFVAVFAVPLLSFHFISSNDPYAMNYQFIAADSLQKVVILFALFLWQTFSKQGTLEWMITLFSLSTLPNTLVMGIPLLKAMYGDFSGNLMVQIVVLQSIIWYTLMLFMFEYRGAKLLITEQFPETAGSITSFRVDSDVVSLNGREQLQADAEIGDDGKLHVVVRRSAASSMVSSFKSHGLNPLTSMTPRASNLTGVEIYSVQSSREPTPRASSFNQTDFYAMFASKAASPKHGYTNSFQGDVYSLQSSKGVTPRTSNFDEEMLKKKRGGRSMSGELFNGGSMPSYPPPNPMFSASSSGGQMKKKDHNNNTNSSHGGANSTANNNNKELHMFVWSSSASPVSEGNLKHAVNRTATAADFAALDASKAQQEAIAAKGLQEVIQNMSPGRKNRDEESMEEGSKKRFRGNNNGSPYSGFQKKNMEDEDFEQNRNNKQHMPPASVMTRLILIMVWRKLIRNPNTYSSLFGLAWSLVSYKWHIEMPTIIKGSISILSDAGLGMAMFSLGLFMALQPKIIACGKSVATFSMAVRFLTGPAVMAATSIAVGLRGVLLHVAIVQAALPQGIVPFVFAKEYNVHADILSTAVIFGMLIALPITILYNVLYGTISLL
- the CSPIN5 gene encoding auxin efflux carrier component 2-like isoform X1 yields the protein MITGKDIYDVFSAIVPLYVAMILAYGSVKWWKIFTPDQCSGINRFVAVFAVPLLSFHFISSNDPYAMNYQFIAADSLQKVVILFALFLWQTFSKQGTLEWMITLFSLSTLPNTLVMGIPLLKAMYGDFSGNLMVQIVVLQSIIWYTLMLFMFEYRGAKLLITEQFPETAGSITSFRVDSDVVSLNGREQLQADAEIGDDGKLHVVVRRSAASSMVSSFKSHGLNSLTSMTPRASNLTGVEIYSVQSSREPTPRASSFNQTDFYAMFASKAASPKHGYTNSFQGDVYSLQSSKGVTPRTSNFDEEMLKKKRGGRSMSGELFNGGSMPSYPPPNPMFSASSSGGQMKKKDHNNNTNSSHGGANSTANNNNKELHMFVWSSSASPVSEGNLKHAVNRTATAADFAALDASKAQQEAIAAKGLQEVIQNMSPGRKNRDEESMEEGSKKRFRGNNNGSPYSGFQKKNMEDEDFEQNRNNKQHMPPASVMTRLILIMVWRKLIRNPNTYSSLFGLAWSLVSYKWHIEMPTIIKGSISILSDAGLGMAMFSLGLFMALQPKIIACGKSVATFSMAVRFLTGPAVMAATSIAVGLRGVLLHVAIVQAALPQGIVPFVFAKEYNVHADILSTAVIFGMLIALPITILYYVLLGL